The Plasmodium brasilianum strain Bolivian I chromosome 14, whole genome shotgun sequence genome contains a region encoding:
- a CDS encoding Maf-like protein, producing MKECSHVIGLGNIFEDKRKCWILLASKSPRRIELMKLMGIKNLYICESGFEENLDKKKFACAEDYVKENALNKGLNVAEHVWFSKANDKISNNHCSSNMNDNNKSKVVEMEKGRNIHTDRNEGSEINETNKPNEPNGPSGSNQMNDLGERVTNISQMKTLQSTYDPIPNIIISCDTIVTLNEEIIEKPSNKNHAKEILKKLSSNTHSVYTAVCIFLYRTKIPVTFVERTIVHFDNLKEQDIEEYLNLKEPYDKAGAYSIQGVGCQFIKKIDGCYYNVMGLPINKLSKILTKLYMEKKFSF from the coding sequence ATGAAAGAATGTTCTCATGTGATCGGTTTAGGTAATATATTTGAAGATAAAAGGAAATGTTGGATTTTGTTGGCAAGTAAATCCCCAAGAAGAATAGAACTAATGAAGTTAATgggtataaaaaatttatacatttgtGAGTCCGGATTTGAAGAGAATTtagataaaaagaaatttgcATGTGCTGAAGATTATGTTAAAGAAAATGCTTTAAATAAAGGATTAAACGTAGCGGAGCACGTATGGTTTAGCAAAGCGAACGATAAGATCAGTAACAATCATTGCAGTAGTAATAtgaatgataataataagtCAAAGGTGGTAGAAATGGAAAAGGGTAGAAACATTCATACGGACAGAAATGAAGGAAGTGAAATAAATGAGACGAATAAGCCGAATGAGCCAAATGGGCCAAGTGGGTCAAATCAGATGAATGATTTGGGTGAACGTGTAACGAATATAAGTCAAATGAAAACATTGCAAAGTACTTACGACCCTATACCAAATATAATAATCTCTTGTGATACTATTGTTACACTgaatgaagaaataatagaaaaaccttcaaataaaaatcatGCGAAggaaatattgaaaaaattatcctCAAATACCCATAGTGTTTATACTgctgtatgtatatttttatatagaaCAAAAATCCCTGTTACATTTGTTGAAAGAACTATAGTACATTTTGATAATCTAAAGGAACAAGATATtgaagaatatttaaatttgaaGGAACCATATGATAAAGCTGGTGCTTATTCCATTCAAGGAGTAGGCTGtcaatttataaaaaaaatagatggATGCTATTACAATGTTATGGGGCTGCCCATAAATAAGCTCTCCAAAATATTGACTAAGTTATACATGGAAaagaaattttcattttga
- a CDS encoding hypothetical protein (conserved Plasmodium protein), with protein sequence MRTSFSSPIEHNNRETKNFDSLEKNYNLMTKEYEQIANINVSNNIAHFRIIKNVLILNDVIDKVNIQHVVNTFENIDGKLLLILKKNNYNFILKLLSTFYVKLCTYANYSINEHYNNIFEVTLNKNFANFPSEVKAVHENLLKNAILLLSLILAQVHSKVIPHVVTLVDYSSNADVHGYIRKIRKSEDTQLRYFYYRYINELIKSSATNSIECEKIYKLVKKEFNEKKDIIIYSAIKCLTNLFIAHPEYSIIEYEYFINYVIDSICLNSKLSILNIKYIVKLFSVLFCNCANVKYRKNSDYILVKKNEGENLDDSLSSSNVQKKKKKSTCDNNKQGPLSENNNYNDKNYKYEKKEDDENKKNYFFSDFLKIATDEIVSKINKIKIDEKEEENYIKADTIEGFLFMNNNDFNKKIVRKKKNYLYVYNFPSFLVYFKKILLNIFTDTHHDYSVLRRMHFWKKLEKYNYFGKVSPNEDSYIKRSKNYNFMRRRKSITKIGSAVDTTDKEVLINFLLEKDHKLMIEKEEANYDDESNLSAEQKRFLKSYNMLIRNTLLRCIFLESFKNLLFFSKKFTAKSIIKIINFFLSTLDIVSANCAKRKDAKMPLYTNNISNSLEIKHLIYYFTTTISHLIVHRKKDMYTIVKEKENKSELNEQYTGDVIHYADSSKNTDAYDDGEDKLNLEDEQTVADEQNENIFTKVNQVDDKCTAQNYSLEKGKNHMEDDEKELKYDMQKKEALNKQTRGYSGFSMDDQLTKSTSRNAGDNSSAAQHCNYQCQGNSGTNEDHHAEKGITLSNLNDHKEEAKTVKKNKNMNKGGIVSGGRSGSKHASRDQNGENPPRDSSIRIFIEKQVRRFLILNNDMNLDVNEKKKNDVILKALILLYNKIIINNNNIKKDKYEKYENFLKTIINNVNGIHIDIDLVRHIIHTFLSVFLKFPYYIYSLITLLVNYITIVNANFMTSLTLNTFDDIEKQVSILIISSVSLKQILYHSSSFYKIYHLNNLIFCIFDICKLFLSKVQTHPLKTINELRRIISFTLIHSILSIIIYEVISNDCYKLNDDEYMLVSANKRNIHSSSTSLISNMMNYFNKQKVLYDNVIFKLLTDVLNEILSEMDEEKLECFINSYEEQIKKKKMNSYNFFIVDNLFILVYILKCIHIILSSDMLTYLYFDYIYKIVNKLFHFLRKIYQVNYEYYNSESYEEQINNINDIDIKKKIKRDRGNSTCNYFKRESNIFYFFEYGFTQICRLINIENILLIFFIYMLAILYKITIFLRVILGTSLNSAEKVGQRNVDELGINGNVEKSKPTRHVKKQIGSNKEIYNDKEMCNNREIYNNKEMCNNREIYNNKEMCNNREIYNNKEMCNNREMCNNKEMYNNMEMYNNMEMYNNMEIGSIIEMDSNSEMGSNSEMGSSSKIVSDNKMGINRKMDSTNDPLSCKYYNSSNSKYVIQNDKRLLSIYEALIEAKANEETYFKFFLNHLINFVKNKDKEAFNNFVVNILERREMNSKSNIRITTSSCKRKKCLLEHINELDILNILTNNYDTYYELTLLNFIRLFKVYLEKKKYYCRIIKNVYRCILNIDLNENELIMYLLIFDELLKTKFYNNKKVKLFKSMLPVFNAINNHFNNHSNNIGNNRGNNIGNNRGNNIGNNNSNNSNSYNLLIVLTVKNMAHFICNDHNIDSFIFMYIMKLYQKYSNQMCEEGHNICVVISIILKNVILSYNKIKDGISIDGVIKYKYLEVIRSISSRNNRKTNLIYGNIHGDTYGSTHGGYLHNKSKYDPFLNKNKKPRLLHSMMKSHSLGNFRILDLGHVINSLEIMSWHKNKRRKKHPYGDKNNNDVEDDKDYESAVSGDKKQNDKSDMLEVVNGKHFNDKKTKMFEYFDILLNMLRIIPNRKNVFTTVLRNFSTVVKKLHHCINFCRVKSCLEVVLAYILKNDNVDAYTFKIKRGTNVIRLFNSLLSVLIRKKKRNRSRNGMKGNRMKRNRKGRNRKRRNAKKFTQMTKMATAKRNEKKRGKVFRRIEGKILFIFEILINSYEKKINMSLFCTINHIFGLFKMSKLKKFIYKISVIMQKNIFFSNSERVMKCSIRCLGKLLKKNIIIPLHENFDYYFLVIYNMHNTKKLDRYFLNILKLRILKYAFFNVNQWIKLFVSILNIRNIFLYDIIKCKSKDTFSKYDYKDGNNNGNNDGRIDGNSGGSNDGSNYGGNAASCNEENRADKKEGKHSYEHMNRQENNLLSNEGPLNENNKNNSYSSYFHFYTSLFNENLNFSTHINLNEEKNIIKSSCIKNKKAKYFFNVFKTGKNDFTFSYDTKLLVMKLLLFFLRKLSTSPYIYIHNDAYYGNYMKRRLKELILESGKSSDKRRYHRGSSSSRSSTSSSRSCRSRRSSSYHCSTVDVGYASLAGENERANVCGKVSGKVRGKVRGKVRGKVQDHIQGKVHGTALGRDSKHVHVQSDSDYRGCCKGKNKPKEDNDDIFSKINYIEQILICKRDTNNGTRMKEKQLKDLEKESIIENFSLYHNFESLLNVILQNVNNGIKFYKLSRYAIKVLSVYLNIFKSSKILIDDFCKSSEIRLLTNYEINIFTSLKMYYESFNFMCINFKDQKYSLGRYNSNGTSNKGSEYFQLSHFFLYPLMDIYNLFLLLNDIKLYNSNVKFEEDFFYFAMKKECIDVKRQVYEHSSYTKKHLITNEIDNSVKESVDNFSCCSSSSSSTTTILKERRTPLYSSLFFSEFDSCVYYLISYKSFCHYIINNEKAQNKLSIFNIKSVVKIVNYILYDSVILYMWSFIDCNEEDDFLNNNVHKFFTCINEKARSLSIFYFTSFPIFVKFLNVVREYVILNKKNYHIFKILIFFICYHLKEYNKSLKEDTKEVYLTFILNYLCLLVFAEGLSYNTTEYTADPGEIPKKDENNENENMNKTIERKIGVKPSQGGSNNYIDKKIVPGNKTRQSEYAPGSNYAHKMKGDSLFFFRLILDYILKHLMKCISENNVVRVLEFLSVVNNELIINEKVKEAHDLTVSKIFTLSIFLVNKFLTKKNTTTDRGKKISILLWHTLLNCFIIIEKVKDLKLKKNIKLLQKKMFLKKMNLLVEEKLSSRLLRHFFENSSINDLNSYLEQMKKYEEETITIINERDLQRLKIFYIKIIVYIHFVSTTDMLSRKSKLYYTQQILQLFIHFSNTMKMLYLYGEVSISSGKTNSRGRTNSRGRTNHSCRTNRFNHSHKYATDECANEERNGKKQIILSALNIIQNIIIQIKDKEDSLVFYFIYNLTKNNILPVIISKGLIDNIKYDELFPCNSCIEEIVCHSIKILNTLFDVFINNEVIMRIILIPFISFIYNIIHICKQDYILITKGFLIYQLDEEKITSMLKSHSESMYLHNNLIKSNFIPSDNNHMTIYFKEVINIFRNIAFKNSSFFKQILTDINSDEKLLIYNLMKESIDTEKKTELKNKQNSEKLDFSFLN encoded by the exons ATGAGAACTAGTTTTAGTTCCCCCATAGAGCATAATAACAGGGAAACTAAAAACTTTGACAGCCTTGAGAAGAATTATAACTTAATGACAAAGGAGTATGAACAGATAGCAAACATAAACGTAAGTAATAATATTGCCCACTTTAGAATAATTAagaatgttttaattttaaatgatgTAATAGATAAAGTGAATATACAGCATGTGGTAAATACATTTGAGAACATAGATGGCaaattactattaatattaaaaaagaataattacaattttattttaaaattattatcaacGTTTTATGTAAAACTTTGTACATATGCAAACTATAGTATTAATgaacattataataatatattcgaAGTAacgttaaataaaaattttgcaaaCTTTCCCAGTGAAGTAAAAGCTGTGCATGAAAATTTGCTCAAAAATGCTATTCTCCTACTCTCCTTAATTCTGGCTCAAGTGCATTCAAAAGTGATACCCCACGTGGTTACTCTGGTTGACTATTCGAGTAATGCAGACGTGCATGGATACATAA gaaaaataagaaaatcaGAAGATACCCAACTGAGATATTTTTACTACCGATATATTAATGAGTTAATAAAAAGTTCAGCAACAAATTCAATAGAATGTGAAAAGATTTACAAGCTagtgaaaaaagaatttaatgaaaagaaagacataataatatatagtgCAATTAAATGCCTTACAAATTTGTTTATAGCCCATCCTGAATATTCCATTATagaatatgaatattttataaattatgttataGACAGCATATGTCTAAATAGCAAATTGagtattttgaatattaaatatattgtcAAGCTGTTTAGCGTACTATTTTGTAATTGTGCTAATGTgaaatacagaaaaaatagCGACTATATTttggttaaaaaaaatgaaggcGAAAATTTAGATGATTCGTTATCATCATctaatgtacaaaaaaaaaaaaaaaaaagtacttgTGACAATAATAAACAAGGACCTTtaagtgaaaataataattacaatgATAAGAATTACAAGtatgagaaaaaagaagatgatgagaacaaaaaaaattattttttttcggactttttaaaaattgcaaCAGATGAAATAgtttcaaaaattaataaaataaaaatagacgAAAAGGAGGAGGAGAATTATATTAAAGCAGACACTATCGAAgggtttttatttatgaataataacgattttaataaaaaaatagttagaaaaaaaaaaaattatttgtacgtttataattttccatCATTTCTAGTATATTTTAAGAAGatacttttaaatatattcacaGATACACATCATGACTACTCAGTATTGAGAAGAATgcatttttggaaaaaattagaaaaatacaattattttGGGAAAGTATCACCTAACGAagattcatatataaaacgttctaaaaattataattttatgagAAGGCGGAAaagtataacaaaaataGGAAGTGCAGTAGACACTACAGATAAGGAGGTGCTTATTAACTTTCTCTTAGAGAAGGATCACAAGTTAATgatagaaaaagaagaagccAATTATGATGATGAGTCAAACCTATCTGCAGAGCAAAAACGTTTTCTTAAatcatataatatgttaattcgaaatacattattaaggtgtatttttttagaatcatttaaaaatttattgtttttttctaaaaaatttactgcaaaaagtattataaaaattataaatttttttttaagtactCTAGATATTGTGAGTGCAAATTGTGCTAAAAGGAAAGATGCAAAAATGCCTTTatacacaaataatatatcaaatagTCTTGAAATAAAGCATTTGATATATTACTTTACTACAACTATTAGTCACCTGATTGTTCATAGAAAGAAGGACATGTACACGATAGTTAAGGAGAAGGAAAATAAGTCAGAACTAAATGAGCAGTACACAGGGGATGTGATACATTACGCCGACAGTTCGAAGAACACTGATGCGTATGATGATGGGGAAGACAAGTTAAATCTAGAGGATGAACAGACTGTAGCAGATGAGcagaatgaaaatatatttaccaaAGTTAATCAGGTTGATGATAAATGCACTGCGCAGAATTACTCTTTAGAAAAAGGGAAGAACCATATGGAAGACGACGAAAAGGAGCTAAAATATGATATGCAGAAAAAAGAAGCGTTAAATAAACAGACGAGGGGTTACAGTGGATTCTCTATGGATGATCAGTTAACAAAGAGTACTTCACGAAATGCAGGTGATAACTCTTCTGCTGCTCAACATTGCAATTATCAGTGCCAAGGAAACAGTGGTACCAATGAAGACCATCATGCTGAAAAAGGGATAACCCTCTCAAACCTCAATGACCACAAGGAGGAAGCAAAAacggtaaaaaaaaataaaaatatgaacaaaggTGGAATCGTAAGCGGAGGTAGAAGCGGAAGCAAACATGCAAGCAGAGACCAGAATGGTGAAAACCCTCCCAGAGATTCCAGCATAAGAATATTCATAGAAAAACAGGTGAGGCGCTTTCTAATCCTAAACAATGATATGAATTTGGATGtgaatgaaaagaaaaagaatgatgttattttaaaagcGTTAATCCTTTTATACAataagataataataaataataataatataaaaaaagataaatatgaaaagtatgaaaactttttaaaaacgataataaataatgtgaATGGCATTCACATCGATATAGATTTGGTAAGACAtatcatacatacatttttgagcgtttttctaaaatttccatattatatatacagttTAATAACCTTATTAGTAAATTACATAACAATAGTTAACGCAAATTTTATGACTTCTTTAACATTAAATACATTTGATGATATAGAAAAACAAGTAAGTATATTGATAATTAGTTCTGTGTCGTTAAAACAAATCTTATATCACTCTTCAagcttttataaaatatatcatttaaataatttaatattttgtatatttgatATATGCAAACTGTTTCTATCAAAAGTTCAAACGCATCCACTTAAAACAATTAACGAGTTGAGAAGAATAATATCGTTTACATTAATTCATTCAATTCTTtccataattatttatgaagTAATAAGTAATGACTGTTACAAATTAAATGATGATGAGTACATGTTAGTAAGTGCAAATAAGAGGAATATCCATTCGAGTAGCACATCCTTAATAAGCAATATGATGAactattttaataaacaaaaagttttatatgataatgttatttttaaactaCTAACTGATGTTCTGAATGAAATACTAAGTGAAATGGATGAGGAAAAACTTGAATGTTTTATTAACAGCTATGaagaacaaattaaaaaaaagaaaatgaactcttataatttttttatagtagataatcttttcattttagtATACATTTtgaaatgtatacatataattctTTCATCAGACATGTTGACATATCTCTATTTtgattatatttacaaaattgtaAACAAGTTGTTCCACTTTTTACGTAAAATATATCAAGTGAActatgaatattataatagcGAATCTTATGAAGAACAAATCAATAACATTAACGAcatagatataaaaaaaaaaataaaaagggacAGAGGTAATTCGActtgtaattattttaaaagagaaagtaatatattttatttctttgaaTATGGTTTTACTCAAATATGTAGGTTAATAAACATCGAAAATATactccttattttttttatatatatgcttgcaattttgtacaaaattactatttttttgagGGTAATTTTGGGAACCTCCCTGAACAGTGCAGAAAAAGTGGGGCAAAGAAATGTAGACGAGCTGGGGATAAACGGAAACGtagaaaaaagtaaaccAACTCGTCATGTTAAGAAGCAGATAGGTTCAAATAAGGAGATTTATAATGACAAGGAGATGTGTAATAACAGGGAGATTTATAATAACAAGGAGATGTGTAATAACAGGGAGATTTATAATAACAAGGAGATGTGTAATAACAGGGAGATTTATAATAACAAGGAGATGTGTAATAACAGGGAGATGTGTAATAACAAGGagatgtataataatatggagatgtataataatatggagatgtataataatatggagATAGGTTCTATTATTGAGATGGATTCAAATAGCGAGATGGGTTCCAATAGTGAGATGGGCTCCAGTAGTAAGATAGTCTCCGATAACAAAATGGGAATCAATAGAAAGATGGATTCTACCAATGATCCCCTTTCTTGCAAATATTATAACAGTAGTAATTCCAAATATGTAATTCAAAATGACAAGCGGCTGCTTTCAATATATGAAGCGTTGATAGAAGCTAAAGCAAATGAAGAAACGtattttaagtttttcttgaatcatttaattaattttgtaaagAATAAAGATAAGGAAGCATTCAATAATTTTGTAGTTAACATCTTAGAAAGACGTGAAATGAATTCCAAGTCGAATATACGTATAACTACGAGTAGCtgtaaaagaaagaaatgtCTGCTTGAACATATAAATGAACTAGAcatattaaacattttaaccAACAATTATGATACATATTATGAACTCACTTTGCTAAATTTTATAAGGTTGTTTAAGGTATAtttagaaaagaaaaaatattattgtagaataattaaaaatgtatacagGTGCATTTTAAACATAGATTTAAACGAAAACGAGTTGATCATGTACTTGCTCATATTTGATGAACTTTTAAAAAcgaaattttataataataaaaaagtgaaGTTATTTAAAAGTATGCTACCAGTATTTAATGCTATAAACAATCATTTTAATAAtcatagtaataatattggAAATAATAGAGGGAATAATATTGGAAATAATAGAGGCAATAATattggtaataataatagcaataatagcaatagttATAATCTTCTCATCGTTCTGACGGTAAAAAATATGGCACACTTCATATGTAATGACCATAATATtgattcttttattttcatgtatATTATGAAGTTATATCAAAAGTATTCAAATCAAATGTGTGAGGAGGGTCATAACATATGTGTTGTTATTTccattatattaaaaaatgttatcttgtcttataataaaataaaagatggAATTTCCATAGATGgagtaattaaatataagtatttaGAAGTAATTAGAAGCATTTCATCTCGGAACAatagaaaaacaaatttgATATATGGCAATATCCATGGCGATACTTATGGAAGTACCCATGGCGGTTACTTACATAATAAGAGTAAATATgatccttttttaaataaaaataaaaaacccAGATTATTACATTCTATGATGAAATCACATTCTCTAGGAAATTTTAGAATTTTAGATTTAGGTCATGTTATTAATAGTTTAGAAATAATGAGTTGgcataaaaacaaaagaagaaagaaacATCCTTATGGtgataagaataataacGATGTAGAAGATGACAAGGATTATGAATCAGCTGTAAGTGGAGATAAGAAACAAAATGACAAATCAGATATGCTTGAAGTAGTAAATGGTAAAcattttaatgataaaaaaacaaaaatgtttGAATATTTTGACATCCTTCTGAACATGTTAAGGATAATACCGAACaggaaaaatgtatttacaaCTGTGTTAAGGAACTTTAGTACGGTTGTAAAGAAATTACATCATTGCATTAATTTTTGCAGAGTAAAAAGTTGTTTAGAAGTCGTGctagcatatatattaaagaacGACAATGTTGATGCGTATACCTTTAAAATTAAGAGGGGAACAAACGTTATAAGGTTGTTCAACAGTTTGTTGAGTGTCCTAATacggaaaaagaaaaggaacaGAAGTAGGAATGGAATGAAGGGGAATAGAATGAAGAGGAATAGAAAGGGGAGGAATAGAAAGAGGAGGAATGCGAAAAAGTTTACACAGATGACAAAGATGGCAACTGCGAAaagaaatgagaaaaaaCGTGGAAAAGTATTCAGACGGATTGAAGgtaaaatactttttatttttgaaatattgataaattcgtatgaaaagaaaataaacatGTCCTTATTTTGTACTATTAACCATATATTTGGTTTATTCAAAATGAGCAAGTTGAAAaagtttatttataaaatatctgTAATTAtgcagaaaaatatttttttttcaaatagtGAAAGAGTTATGAAATGTTCTATACGTTGCTTGGGAAAGCTattgaaaaagaatattataataccgttacatgaaaattttgattattattttttggtaatatataatatgcataatacTAAGAAGTTAGACAGATATTTTctgaacattttaaaattaagaattttgaaatatgctttttttaatgttaatcAGTGGATTAAACTGTTTGtaagtattttaaatattagaaatattttcctttatgatattataaaatgtaaatctAAGGATACCTTCTCCAAATATGACTACAAAGATGGGAACAATAATGGGAACAATGATGGACGCATTGATGGAAACAGTGGTGGAAGCAATGATGGAAGTAACTATGGGGGGAATGCTGCAAGTTGTAACGAGGAAAACAGAGCAGATAAAAAGGAGGGTAAACATTCGTATGAACATATGAATAGGCAAGAAAATAACTTGTTATCAAATGAAGGACCATTAAACgagaacaataaaaataatagttataGTAGTTACTTCCATTTTTATACCTCTTTATTCAATgaaaatttgaatttttctactcatataaatttgaatgaagaaaaaaatattataaaaagtagttgtataaaaaataagaaagcaaaatactttttcaatgtttttaaaacaggaaaaaatgattttactttttcctaCGACACAAAACTACTAGTGATGAAATTACTGTTATTCTTTTTGAGGAAGTTAAGTACCTCACCTTATATTTACATCCACAATGATGCATATTACGGAAATTACATGAAAAGGCGTTTGAAGGAGCTTATTTTAGAAAGCGGAAAAAGCTCCGACAAGAGAAGGTATCATCGTGGTAGCAGCAGTAGTAGAAGTAGTACTAGTAGTAGTCGAAGTTGCAGAAGTAGGCGCAGTAGTAGCTACCACTGCAGTACTGTAGACGTAGGTTATGCATCACTTGCAGGGGAGAACGAACGTGCAAATGTCTGCGGTAAAGTAAGTGGTAAAGTTAGGGGCAAAGTTAGGGGCAAAGTTAGGGGCAAAGTTCAAGATCATATTCAAGGCAAAGTCCACGGTACAGCCCTTGGCAGAGATAGTAAACACGTACATGTGCAGAGCGACAGCGATTACCGTGGATGTTGTAAAGGGAAGAATAAACCCAAAGAAGATAATGACGATATATTCAGCAAAATTAATTACATTgaacaaatattaatatgcaAAAGAGATACAAATAATGGTACTAGAATGAAGGAAAAGCAGCTGAAAGACTTAGAGAAAGAAAGCATcattgaaaatttttctttatatcataattttgaATCATTGTTAAATGTTATTTTACAGAATGTaaataatggaataaaatTCTATAAATTGTCAAGGTATGCTATAAAAGTATTAAGtgtatatttgaatatttttaagtctTCAAAAATACTTATTGATGATTTTTGTAAAAGCAGTGAAATCAGGTTACTCACGAATTATGAAATCAATATATTCACTTCTCTGAAAATGTATTATgaatcttttaattttatgtgtataaattttaaggATCAGAAATATAGTCTTGGTAGGTATAATTCAAATGGCACGAGTAATAAAGGCTCGGAATATTTTCAGCtctcacatttttttttgtacccCCTAATGGATATATACAATTTGTTTCTATTACTTAACGATATTAAGCTGTATAATTCTAATGTAAAATTTGAAGAAgactttttctattttgcaatgaaaaaagaatgcATTGATGTGAAGAGGCAGGTGTATGAACATAGTAGTTACACAAAAAAGCATTTAATTACTAATGAGATAGACAATTCTGTTAAAGAGAGCGTTGATAATTTTAGCTGttgtagtagtagcagtagtagtactACTACGATATTGAAGGAAAGAAGGACTCCCCTgtattcttctttatttttttcagagTTCGATTCTTGTGTTTATTATCTCATTTCGTACAAATCTTTTTGCCactacataataaataacgAGAAAGCTCAAAATAAATTGtccatatttaatataaaatcagtcgtaaaaatagttaattatattttatatgacagtgttattttatatatgtggtCATTCATTGATTGTAATGAAGAGGAtgattttttgaataataatgtacataaattttttacctgtataaatgaaaaggCCCGAAGTctatccattttttattttacatccTTCcctatatttgtaaaattctTGAACGTTGTAAGAGAATATGTTATattgaataaaaagaattaccatatttttaaaatattaattttcttcatttgttATCATTTGAAAGAATATAACAAGTCGTTAAAGGAGGACACCAAAGAGGTTTACCTAACCTTCATTTTGAATTACCTATGTTTGCTTGTATTTGCCGAAGGGTTATCGTATAATACAACGGAATATACCGCTGATCCCGGAGAAATACCAAAAAAGGATGAAAACAATGagaatgaaaatatgaataaaacgATAGAACGCAAGATTGGAGTAAAACCCTCCCAGGGGGGTAGTAACAATTACATTGACAAGAAAATTGTACCAGGTAATAAAACTCGCCAATCTGAATACGCCCCTGGTAGTAATTATGCTCATAAAATGAAAGGAGAttccctctttttttttagattaattttagattatatattaaaacatttgaTGAAATGTATAAGTGAAAATAATGTAGTACGCGTTTTAGAATTTTTATCAGTCGTTAATAATGAACTAATAATTAATGAGAAAGTTAAAGAAGCACATGATCTGACTGTAAGCAAAATATTCACTTTAAGTATCTTTCTAGTgaacaaatttttaactaaaaaaaatactactacagataggggaaaaaaaatatccatTTTGCTCTGGCATACTCTATTAAACTGTTTCATCATaatagaaaaagtaaaagatttaaaattaaaaaagaacattaagttattacaaaaaaaaatgttcttaaaaaaaatgaatttgtTGGTGGAGGAGAAATTGTCCAGCAGATTGCTAAGACATTTTTTTGAGAATTCTTCtataaatgatttaaataGCTATTtagaacaaatgaaaaagtatGAAGAAGagactattactattataaatGAAAGAGATTTACAGAgactaaaaatattttacattaaaataattgtGTACATTCATTTTGTTTCTACAACTGATATGTTAAGTAGGAAAAGCAAGCTATATTACACGCAGCAGATTTTGCAGCTGTTTATACATTTCTCGAATACCATGAAAATGTTGTATCTCTATGGTGAAGTTAGCATTAGCAGCGGTAAAACTAACAGCAGAGGTAGAACTAACAGCAGAGGTAGAACTAACCACAGCTGCAGAACTAACAGATTTAATCATAGCCACAAGTATGCAACTGATGAGTGTGCAAATGAGGAGAGGAACggaaaaaagcaaataatCCTTTCAGCGTTAAATATTATTCAGAACATCATAATCCAAATTAAGGATAAAGAAGACTCACttgttttttactttatttataaCCTAACTAAGAATAATATTCTACCCGTAATAATAAGCAAGGGGTTAATAGAcaatattaaatatgatGAGTTATTTCCATGTAATTCATGTATAGAAGAAATAGTGTGTCattctataaaaattttaaataccCTTTTTGACGTATTTATAAACAATGAAGTGATAATGAGGATAATATTAATTCCTTTCATCAGTTTTATATACaacattatacatatatgtaaacaagactatatattaattacaaaaggatttttaatatatcaattagacgaagaaaaaataacaagTATGTTAAAAAGTCACAGTGAAAGTATGTATTTGCATAATAATCTGATCAAGTCTAATTTTATTCCTTCGGATAATAATCACATgactatttattttaaagagGTCATTAACATATTCAGAAATATTGCCTTTAAAAACTCATCATTTTTCAAACAAATTCTTACCGATATAAATTCGGATGAAAagttgttaatatataatttaatgaaagAATCAATTGATACAGAGAAAAAGAcggaattaaaaaataaacagaatAGTGAAAAGCTAGATTTCAGTTTTTTGAATTAG